In a genomic window of Thermoanaerobaculales bacterium:
- a CDS encoding LPXTG cell wall anchor domain-containing protein, translating to MTALKIVAILLIIGGVIGLVYGGITYKTTTHDANIGPIELAVKEKETVRIPVWAGVGAIVVGAALLLLRRKR from the coding sequence ATGACTGCACTCAAGATCGTGGCAATCCTGTTGATCATCGGCGGAGTCATCGGGCTGGTGTACGGCGGGATCACCTACAAGACGACGACCCACGACGCCAACATCGGCCCGATCGAGCTGGCGGTCAAGGAGAAGGAGACGGTCCGGATCCCGGTGTGGGCCGGAGTCGGCGCGATCGTGGTCGGCGCAGCTCTGCTCCTCCTCCGCAGGAAGCGGTAG
- a CDS encoding DUF1318 domain-containing protein translates to MKTWLALVATSLFAVVACITINVYFPEAAIKDLSEQIEAQVEQQAAGEAAPVEPSPTPTATGGSPLAALLSLGASTAWAAEEEVAAPEISNPAIRSIIASRAARLSALNRWKAAGVIGENQEALVEVRSLDAVPGLKDRADVQRLVKDENADREQLFREIAAAKNVDLSQLPKIRETYASTLRDNARPGDWIQQPDGAWVQKQ, encoded by the coding sequence ATGAAGACGTGGCTGGCGCTCGTCGCAACGAGCCTGTTCGCTGTCGTCGCCTGCATCACCATCAACGTCTACTTCCCGGAGGCGGCGATCAAGGACCTGTCCGAGCAGATCGAGGCGCAGGTCGAGCAGCAGGCCGCCGGCGAGGCGGCGCCCGTCGAGCCGAGCCCGACTCCGACCGCGACCGGGGGCTCGCCGCTCGCTGCCCTGCTGTCCCTCGGTGCGTCGACCGCCTGGGCCGCCGAGGAGGAGGTGGCGGCTCCCGAGATCTCCAACCCGGCGATCCGCTCCATCATCGCCTCCCGCGCGGCGCGCCTCTCCGCCCTGAACCGGTGGAAGGCGGCCGGCGTGATTGGCGAGAACCAGGAGGCCCTGGTCGAGGTGCGCAGCCTGGACGCGGTTCCCGGGCTCAAGGACCGGGCCGACGTCCAGCGCCTGGTCAAGGACGAGAACGCCGACCGCGAGCAGCTGTTCCGCGAGATCGCAGCGGCCAAGAACGTCGACCTGTCGCAGCTGCCCAAGATCCGCGAGACCTACGCCTCGACCCTGCGCGACAACGCCCGCCCCGGCGACTGGATCCAGCAGCCTGACGGCGCCTGGGTGCAGAAGCAGTAG
- a CDS encoding ROK family protein, whose product MSGQAHFDGDVRFGIDLGGTKIELIALDPDGRELVRRRTATPRNDYPATVEAIARLLEGAVRELAASGPVGIGTPGAVSRLTGRMKNCNSTWLNGMPLLDDLQRRLERPVRIGNDANCFALSEATDGAAAGAEVVFGVIIGTGCGAGVVVHGQVLTGPNAIAGEWGHSPLPWPRDDERPGPPCYCGKAGCLETWVSGTGLSRDLRTAGGPELPAAEVAPAAAAGDPECEAALRRLEDRLARGLAQVINVLDPDVIVLGGGLSNLARLYENVPRLWGRYVFSDSVLTPLVPPRFGDASGVRGAAWLWG is encoded by the coding sequence ATGAGTGGTCAAGCACACTTTGACGGTGACGTCCGTTTCGGGATCGACCTGGGTGGCACCAAGATCGAGCTGATCGCCCTCGACCCGGACGGCCGGGAGCTGGTGCGGCGGCGGACCGCCACTCCGCGCAATGACTATCCGGCCACCGTCGAGGCGATCGCCCGGCTGCTGGAGGGTGCCGTTCGGGAGCTGGCCGCGAGCGGCCCGGTGGGCATCGGCACCCCGGGGGCCGTGTCCCGCCTCACCGGCCGGATGAAGAACTGCAACTCGACCTGGCTCAACGGCATGCCGCTGCTCGACGACCTGCAGCGCCGGCTCGAGCGGCCGGTTCGCATCGGCAACGACGCCAACTGCTTCGCCCTGTCCGAGGCCACCGACGGTGCGGCGGCGGGCGCGGAGGTGGTGTTCGGCGTGATCATCGGCACCGGCTGCGGGGCCGGCGTCGTCGTCCACGGACAGGTCCTCACCGGCCCCAACGCCATCGCCGGCGAGTGGGGCCACAGCCCCCTGCCGTGGCCGCGGGACGACGAGCGGCCCGGCCCGCCGTGCTACTGCGGCAAGGCGGGCTGTCTGGAGACGTGGGTCTCGGGGACGGGGCTGAGCCGGGACCTGCGCACGGCGGGTGGGCCGGAGCTGCCCGCCGCCGAGGTGGCGCCGGCGGCCGCCGCCGGCGACCCGGAGTGCGAGGCCGCGCTGCGCCGCCTCGAGGACCGCCTCGCCCGCGGCCTCGCCCAGGTCATCAACGTCTTGGATCCGGACGTCATCGTCCTCGGCGGCGGCCTCTCGAACCTGGCGCGCCTGTACGAGAACGTGCCCCGCCTGTGGGGCCGGTACGTCTTCTCCGACAGTGTCCTGACCCCGCTGGTGCCCCCCCGTTTCGGTGACGCCAGCGGCGTTCGCGGTGCCGCGTGGCTGTGGGGGTGA
- a CDS encoding TonB-dependent receptor — MRMTILIGLVLAVAATAAAQGSVTGSVRGTVTDPDGAGLPGVAVTASSAVLITGQQTTVTDEGGNYRFPSLPPGSYVIEASLAGMKTARQEGVRVSLGQALAVDLAMTMAEVAGEIVVTGGAPLVSVVANSVSTSFGDDFLTTQPLPRNYYNIIRSAPGVNMDYFQSSGSAMLAYGGTEERQNAFTLDGVNVADAGAGQHWILPAIQWFQEIQVGGLGAPAEYGGFTGGIINGVTKSGGNEFHGEAEVYYQPASWTADNDPETDNDEFKFYDAALSIGGPLAKDKLWYFTSLEYWNQVTTPYGATDTSDRKIPRFLGKLTLQASDATRLMAMVEYEGLENERRGIAWDVLPEASSKQDAPGWTVGLNWESLVNSNNFFNVKATGYDGRDDYLPYNGPDVPARIDYYDTEVTWNNATTTELNYRRVLTLDGSWSLFKDGWIAPEDSHSFKFGVLFEQARSSDVWFRNGGFTYYDDSTMCDSLEAYFADPSCAVSTDASIYRGDGEYNAHPEYSGLALFAQDSVRIKRLTINLGLRYGAYDAGWQDGHGDSSVYDDDFFDPRVGFVWDVFGNARTALKAHWGRYHEKMFTYMYDRELSGNAVVPTMDCYWSEDTQDYTDCTEPVAQMGTMGETEHPYADELLLSLEQQLGKEMVIGVDLIDRSFRSIMAMINTNEDYELWSAPGNPFGGDLPVWNLLSEPEFVLTTDAGGFRDYQAAILRFEKRYSRGWQLQTSIVWSDMDGNILKNNSYEAEWLDRNGFINADGQMEKYSEWEYKLSGSVDLPLNFQFGGQYTFLSGWYWTPYARIYELDYNSSTGNYIWLTPRGSQQLDDRSLLDLRLAWNASLGQTMTLTASLECFNVFNSDTVREVSARYANYYPSEGADGWYPRSSYGDPTDIESPRQIRAGLRLSF; from the coding sequence ATGCGAATGACAATCCTTATCGGCCTGGTGCTCGCCGTGGCCGCCACGGCAGCCGCCCAGGGCAGCGTGACCGGCAGCGTGCGGGGGACGGTCACCGACCCGGACGGCGCCGGGCTGCCGGGCGTGGCCGTGACCGCGTCGTCGGCGGTGCTGATCACCGGCCAGCAGACGACGGTCACCGACGAGGGCGGCAACTACCGCTTCCCCTCGCTGCCGCCCGGCAGCTACGTCATCGAGGCCAGCCTCGCCGGGATGAAGACGGCGCGGCAGGAGGGCGTCCGGGTCAGCCTCGGCCAGGCGCTGGCCGTGGACCTGGCGATGACGATGGCAGAGGTGGCCGGGGAGATCGTCGTCACCGGTGGTGCGCCCCTGGTGAGCGTGGTGGCGAACTCGGTGTCCACCAGCTTCGGTGACGACTTCCTGACCACCCAGCCGCTGCCCCGCAACTACTACAACATCATCCGCTCCGCGCCGGGCGTCAACATGGACTACTTCCAGTCCAGCGGCAGCGCGATGCTGGCCTACGGCGGCACCGAGGAGCGGCAAAACGCCTTCACCCTTGATGGCGTCAACGTCGCCGACGCCGGCGCCGGCCAGCACTGGATCCTGCCGGCCATCCAGTGGTTCCAGGAGATCCAGGTCGGCGGACTGGGAGCGCCAGCAGAGTACGGCGGCTTCACCGGCGGCATCATCAACGGCGTCACCAAGTCGGGCGGCAACGAGTTCCACGGCGAGGCGGAGGTCTACTACCAGCCGGCTTCGTGGACCGCCGACAACGACCCGGAGACCGACAACGACGAGTTCAAGTTCTACGACGCCGCGCTCAGCATCGGCGGGCCGCTCGCCAAGGACAAGCTGTGGTACTTCACCTCGCTCGAGTACTGGAACCAGGTGACCACGCCCTATGGCGCCACCGACACCTCGGACCGCAAGATTCCGCGCTTCCTGGGCAAGCTCACGCTGCAGGCGAGCGACGCAACCCGCCTCATGGCCATGGTCGAGTATGAGGGGCTCGAGAACGAGCGCCGCGGCATCGCGTGGGACGTGCTGCCCGAGGCGTCATCGAAGCAGGATGCCCCCGGCTGGACCGTCGGCCTCAACTGGGAGTCGCTGGTCAACTCGAACAACTTCTTCAACGTCAAGGCGACCGGCTACGACGGCCGCGACGACTACCTGCCCTACAACGGCCCCGACGTCCCGGCCCGCATCGACTACTACGACACCGAGGTCACGTGGAACAACGCGACGACCACCGAGCTGAACTACCGCCGCGTGCTCACCCTCGACGGATCGTGGAGCCTGTTCAAGGATGGCTGGATCGCCCCTGAGGACTCGCACTCCTTCAAGTTCGGCGTGCTCTTCGAGCAAGCGAGGTCCTCCGACGTCTGGTTCCGCAACGGCGGCTTCACCTACTACGACGACTCGACGATGTGCGATTCGCTCGAGGCCTACTTTGCCGACCCCTCGTGCGCGGTCAGCACCGACGCCTCCATCTACCGCGGCGACGGCGAGTACAACGCGCACCCCGAGTACTCCGGGCTCGCGCTGTTCGCGCAGGACTCGGTCCGGATCAAGCGGCTGACCATCAACCTCGGCCTGCGCTACGGCGCCTACGACGCCGGATGGCAGGACGGGCACGGCGACTCGTCCGTCTATGACGACGACTTCTTCGACCCGCGCGTCGGCTTCGTGTGGGACGTCTTCGGCAACGCGCGCACCGCCCTCAAGGCGCACTGGGGCCGCTACCACGAGAAGATGTTCACCTACATGTACGATCGCGAGCTGTCGGGGAACGCGGTCGTCCCGACCATGGACTGTTACTGGAGCGAGGACACCCAGGACTACACCGACTGCACCGAGCCGGTGGCCCAGATGGGGACCATGGGCGAGACCGAGCACCCCTACGCCGACGAGCTCCTGCTCAGCCTCGAGCAGCAGCTCGGCAAGGAGATGGTGATCGGCGTCGACCTCATCGACCGCAGCTTCCGCAGCATCATGGCCATGATCAACACGAACGAGGACTACGAGCTGTGGTCCGCCCCCGGCAACCCGTTCGGCGGCGACCTGCCGGTCTGGAACCTGCTCTCGGAGCCCGAGTTCGTGCTCACCACCGACGCCGGCGGCTTCCGCGACTACCAGGCGGCGATCCTGCGCTTCGAGAAGCGCTACTCGCGCGGCTGGCAGCTGCAGACCTCGATCGTCTGGAGCGACATGGACGGCAACATCCTCAAGAACAACTCCTACGAGGCCGAGTGGTTGGACCGCAACGGCTTCATCAACGCCGACGGGCAGATGGAGAAGTACAGCGAGTGGGAGTACAAGCTGTCCGGCTCGGTCGACCTGCCGCTCAACTTCCAGTTCGGCGGCCAGTACACCTTCCTCTCCGGCTGGTACTGGACGCCATACGCGCGGATCTACGAGCTCGACTACAACTCGTCGACCGGCAACTACATCTGGCTGACCCCGCGCGGCTCGCAGCAGCTGGATGACCGCAGCCTGCTCGACCTGCGCCTGGCGTGGAACGCGAGCCTCGGGCAGACGATGACCTTGACCGCCTCCCTCGAGTGCTTCAACGTCTTCAACTCGGACACCGTGCGGGAGGTCTCCGCCCGTTACGCGAACTACTACCCCTCGGAGGGCGCGGACGGCTGGTACCCGCGCAGCTCCTACGGCGATCCGACCGACATCGAGTCGCCGCGCCAGATCCGGGCCGGTCTCCGGCTGTCGTTCTAG
- a CDS encoding cyanophycinase: protein MRSTLGFLTSLALAALTAASVMAGPPPKGHLVLIGGGDKPADAMAKFIELAGGPQAPMVAIPTASTDSDVGYYYTDLFREQYGCPNVVTLDIKNRADAARPDFVERAAAAGGIFFGGGDQALITRAILDTPVGDAIAAAFARGAVVGGTSAGTACQSPLMITGEGDFTVIRAGSVELWRGFGFFRDVIVDQHFIARQRSNRLISVILEHPWLLGVGVDEDTAVWVRPDGTFQVLGDRCVMVVDANGATVSRLPGTTGQEDLGVHDLKIHVVLRGEVFDLKTRTVLVSAAVESGDRDSVR, encoded by the coding sequence ATGCGATCCACGCTCGGGTTCCTGACTTCGCTCGCGCTCGCTGCGCTGACCGCCGCCAGCGTCATGGCCGGTCCCCCGCCGAAGGGGCACCTCGTGCTGATCGGCGGCGGCGACAAGCCGGCCGACGCGATGGCGAAGTTCATCGAGCTCGCCGGCGGGCCGCAGGCGCCAATGGTGGCCATTCCGACCGCGTCCACGGACTCGGATGTGGGCTACTACTACACCGACCTGTTCCGGGAGCAGTACGGCTGCCCGAACGTGGTCACGCTCGACATCAAGAACCGGGCCGACGCGGCGCGGCCGGACTTCGTCGAGCGGGCGGCCGCGGCTGGGGGGATCTTCTTCGGCGGCGGCGACCAGGCCCTGATCACGCGGGCAATCCTCGACACCCCGGTCGGCGACGCGATCGCCGCGGCCTTCGCGCGCGGCGCGGTGGTCGGCGGCACCTCGGCCGGGACCGCCTGCCAGAGCCCGCTGATGATCACCGGCGAAGGCGACTTCACGGTCATCCGCGCCGGCAGCGTCGAGCTGTGGCGCGGCTTCGGCTTCTTCCGCGACGTCATCGTGGACCAGCACTTCATCGCCCGCCAGCGCTCCAACCGGCTGATCTCGGTGATCCTCGAGCACCCATGGCTGCTAGGCGTGGGCGTCGACGAGGACACGGCGGTGTGGGTCCGCCCGGACGGGACCTTCCAGGTGCTCGGCGACCGATGCGTCATGGTGGTCGACGCCAACGGCGCGACGGTGAGCCGGCTGCCGGGCACGACCGGCCAGGAGGACCTGGGCGTGCACGACCTGAAGATCCACGTCGTGCTGCGCGGCGAGGTCTTCGACCTGAAGACCCGGACCGTTCTCGTCTCGGCGGCCGTCGAGTCCGGGGATAGAGATTCCGTTCGCTGA
- a CDS encoding M20/M25/M40 family metallo-hydrolase gives MTAERESLPGELSGRARQLLLELCALSSPSGDADGVGAMAARLHTELGRRGLACEIERLRGSDGELHPVLLARGPGGADRHLLLVGHMDTVLPAIPPRLNGDRLEATGALDMKGGLAMLLGALDLMAARGDRVPDGLVLVAVPDEEASGLISEQVVRRWSEGARAVLVLEPGEARGDRETLVAGRRGLTEWQLQVVGRASHSGLAYWAGRSALAAAADWCLRAQRMSVPGPGRTVNVGRLVAGTADFVDRLGESHELLGSSGQRNVIADRAVADGELRYLSSAEGIAAMGELADLARRVAAEHEVEATLTTGATVPPVDPHGPGEALVRRAVELAAARGFRLEVETDRGGVSFPNYLADPAGVAVVDGLGPVGNGMHTRDEWLDLRSLDRRIVLLADLLATL, from the coding sequence ATGACGGCAGAACGTGAGTCGCTTCCCGGAGAGCTCTCCGGGCGGGCGCGGCAGCTCCTGCTCGAGCTGTGCGCGCTGTCATCGCCCAGCGGCGATGCGGATGGTGTGGGAGCGATGGCGGCCCGGCTTCACACCGAGCTCGGCCGCCGCGGGCTCGCCTGCGAGATCGAGCGGCTGCGCGGTTCGGACGGCGAACTGCATCCGGTCCTGCTGGCCCGCGGCCCGGGCGGAGCCGATCGCCACTTGCTGCTCGTCGGACACATGGACACGGTGCTGCCGGCGATCCCGCCGCGTCTGAACGGCGATCGCCTCGAGGCGACCGGCGCCCTCGACATGAAGGGCGGTCTGGCGATGCTCCTCGGCGCGCTCGACCTGATGGCCGCGAGGGGCGATCGCGTGCCGGACGGTCTGGTGCTCGTGGCGGTGCCCGACGAGGAGGCGAGCGGCCTGATCTCGGAGCAGGTGGTCCGCCGCTGGAGCGAGGGCGCGAGGGCGGTGCTCGTGCTGGAGCCCGGCGAGGCGCGCGGGGACCGTGAGACCTTGGTGGCGGGCCGGCGCGGCCTCACCGAGTGGCAGCTCCAGGTGGTCGGCCGGGCGTCCCACTCCGGCCTCGCCTACTGGGCCGGCCGCTCGGCCCTGGCCGCCGCGGCCGACTGGTGCCTGAGGGCGCAGCGGATGTCCGTCCCGGGCCCCGGCCGGACCGTCAACGTCGGCCGGCTGGTCGCGGGCACGGCCGACTTTGTCGACCGCCTCGGCGAAAGCCACGAGCTGCTCGGCAGCTCCGGCCAGCGCAACGTGATCGCTGACCGGGCGGTGGCCGACGGCGAGCTCCGCTACCTCTCATCCGCCGAGGGCATCGCCGCCATGGGGGAGCTGGCCGACCTCGCCCGGCGGGTCGCGGCCGAGCACGAGGTCGAGGCGACGCTGACCACCGGCGCGACGGTGCCGCCGGTCGACCCGCACGGCCCCGGCGAGGCGCTGGTCCGCCGCGCGGTCGAGCTGGCGGCTGCGCGCGGCTTCCGCCTCGAGGTCGAAACGGACCGCGGCGGGGTCTCCTTCCCGAACTACCTGGCCGACCCTGCGGGCGTGGCGGTGGTGGACGGCCTGGGGCCGGTCGGCAACGGGATGCACACCCGCGACGAGTGGCTCGACCTGCGCTCGCTCGACCGCCGGATCGTACTGCTGGCAGACCTCCTCGCCACCTTGTGA
- a CDS encoding amidohydrolase family protein, with protein sequence MRFTAITRAAVAALAFTAAGCASSAALQPEAAPDVPLAVIDAHLHTNFDDRFDPDSKVMDSRDGLAEEMRQNHVVGAVSMDHQDDAWADLGDLHIVHCVGLEAVVDESKLEADLASGRYRCIKIYLGYVHQYAYDPAYEAAYRLAEKFGVPVVFHTGDTDSAKAKLKYADPLTIDEVAVDHPSVTFVLAHAGNPWIQSAAEVAYKNPNVVIDGSAFLIGDLASVPTAIVDTQLVAPVRWIFDYVADPAKLMFGTDWPLVRIEPYLRAFAEAIPREHWQAVFHDNAARVYGFR encoded by the coding sequence ATGAGATTCACCGCCATCACACGCGCCGCGGTCGCCGCGCTCGCATTCACTGCTGCCGGATGCGCGTCCTCGGCAGCCCTTCAGCCGGAGGCGGCCCCGGACGTCCCGCTCGCGGTCATCGATGCGCACCTGCACACCAACTTCGACGACCGGTTCGATCCCGACAGCAAGGTGATGGACAGCCGCGACGGCCTCGCCGAGGAGATGAGGCAGAACCACGTCGTCGGCGCCGTCTCCATGGATCATCAGGACGACGCGTGGGCCGACCTCGGCGACCTGCACATCGTGCACTGCGTTGGCCTCGAAGCGGTCGTGGACGAGAGCAAGCTCGAGGCCGACCTCGCCTCCGGCCGCTACCGGTGCATCAAGATCTACCTCGGCTACGTCCACCAGTACGCCTACGACCCGGCTTACGAGGCGGCCTACCGCCTCGCCGAGAAGTTCGGCGTGCCGGTCGTCTTCCACACCGGCGACACCGACTCGGCGAAGGCCAAGCTGAAGTACGCCGACCCGCTGACGATCGACGAGGTCGCGGTCGACCACCCCAGCGTGACCTTCGTGCTCGCGCACGCCGGCAACCCGTGGATCCAGTCGGCGGCCGAGGTCGCCTACAAGAACCCGAACGTCGTCATCGACGGCTCCGCGTTCCTGATCGGCGACCTGGCGTCGGTTCCCACGGCAATCGTCGACACCCAGCTCGTCGCGCCGGTGCGCTGGATCTTCGACTACGTCGCCGACCCGGCCAAGCTGATGTTCGGGACCGACTGGCCGCTGGTGCGGATCGAGCCCTACCTGCGGGCGTTCGCGGAAGCCATCCCGCGCGAGCACTGGCAGGCGGTGTTCCACGACAACGCGGCCCGCGTGTACGGCTTCAGATGA
- a CDS encoding M14 family zinc carboxypeptidase: MRMRFLFAAAVVVGAALVAAPIIAAGFSLPDDHRTLTRTTSFAEMEAFLHSVEGADGVTLSIEGRSSAGRPLYVVHLTGAGERPWRILLYAQQHGDEVSGKDALLYLVRDIARDPGLLPADVDLWVMPMVNPDGAEANTREGSTGADLNRDHISLEQPETQALHRLARRLRPAVAVDCHEFGRDSESWLQRGWLKWPDITMDSLNNPLFDPAVRGAALRFLGTAADAEARADHPFLRYWVGGVPPDEEQRHSAPDIDGGLNALGMYGGQSYIIEAAAQHAVEGQRDRDLGNRVDAYLVLLRAILQGDGSRAEDLAAIEAARRRPLPAFLPTNYLWVNPDTEVTEFPVIEAATGSVLKVPTANLMTTMAVKRTVPTPRGYAITAPAAPQIRQLLERHGIPFEELAAARTFEAETCTLARVEEEFDELYSRYEGRQIVTRGAAAPVELPAGSLWVALEGEPALRAVLVLEPAQLYGLYQYPTYRALVGADGTLPVLRVVR; the protein is encoded by the coding sequence ATGCGAATGCGCTTCCTGTTCGCTGCCGCCGTCGTGGTCGGCGCCGCCCTGGTGGCCGCACCAATCATCGCCGCGGGCTTCAGCCTCCCCGACGATCACCGCACCCTGACGAGGACGACCTCGTTCGCCGAGATGGAGGCGTTCCTCCACTCGGTCGAGGGCGCGGACGGCGTCACCCTCTCGATCGAGGGCAGGAGCAGCGCCGGCCGTCCGCTCTACGTCGTGCACCTGACCGGTGCCGGCGAGCGGCCGTGGCGGATCCTGCTCTACGCCCAGCAGCACGGCGACGAGGTCTCGGGCAAGGACGCCCTGCTCTACCTGGTGCGGGACATCGCCCGCGACCCCGGCCTGCTGCCCGCGGACGTCGACCTCTGGGTGATGCCGATGGTCAACCCGGACGGCGCCGAGGCAAACACCCGGGAGGGCTCGACTGGCGCCGACCTCAACCGCGATCACATCTCTCTCGAGCAGCCCGAGACCCAGGCCCTCCACCGGCTGGCCCGGCGCCTGCGGCCGGCGGTGGCGGTGGACTGCCACGAGTTCGGGCGCGACAGCGAGAGCTGGCTCCAGCGGGGCTGGTTGAAGTGGCCCGACATCACCATGGACTCGCTCAACAACCCGCTCTTCGACCCGGCGGTGCGCGGGGCGGCGCTGCGCTTCCTCGGCACCGCGGCCGACGCCGAGGCGCGGGCCGACCACCCCTTCCTGCGCTACTGGGTCGGCGGCGTGCCGCCGGACGAGGAGCAGCGCCACTCGGCGCCCGACATCGACGGCGGGCTCAACGCTCTCGGCATGTACGGCGGGCAGTCTTACATCATCGAGGCGGCGGCGCAGCATGCCGTGGAGGGGCAGCGCGATCGCGACCTCGGCAACCGGGTGGACGCCTACCTGGTGCTGCTGCGCGCCATCCTCCAGGGCGACGGCAGCCGCGCCGAGGACCTGGCCGCGATCGAGGCTGCGAGGCGGCGGCCGCTGCCGGCCTTCCTGCCGACCAACTACCTGTGGGTCAACCCCGACACCGAGGTGACTGAGTTCCCGGTAATCGAGGCCGCCACCGGCAGCGTCCTGAAGGTCCCGACCGCGAACCTGATGACGACCATGGCGGTCAAGCGGACCGTGCCGACCCCGCGCGGCTACGCGATCACCGCCCCGGCGGCGCCGCAGATCCGGCAGCTGCTCGAGCGGCACGGCATTCCGTTCGAGGAGCTTGCGGCGGCGCGGACGTTCGAGGCCGAGACCTGCACGCTCGCGCGCGTCGAGGAGGAGTTCGACGAGCTCTACAGCCGCTACGAGGGCCGCCAGATCGTGACCAGGGGCGCGGCGGCACCGGTCGAGCTTCCCGCCGGCAGCCTGTGGGTCGCCCTCGAGGGCGAGCCGGCGCTGCGCGCCGTCCTCGTGCTCGAGCCGGCGCAGCTCTATGGCCTGTACCAGTACCCGACCTACCGCGCGCTGGTGGGCGCCGACGGCACCCTGCCGGTGCTGCGCGTCGTCCGCTGA
- the menC gene encoding o-succinylbenzoate synthase, with amino-acid sequence MHDPTSTWRGLADERVGTVARIELLLVRLPFVAPFAISSAVWTAKEALLLRLDAGGITAWGECVADPDPYYASETTATARHCIKDFLLPLVEPGITIGELDRRFRRVRGHQMAKATVENALIDLIAKQAGRPLHELLGYPRRRVPSGISIGLQETPAELLAAVDEAVAAGYHRVKMKVKRGQDVDWVRAVRERFPDLPLMVDANGDYTLEDADHLVRLDAFGLTMIEQPLSYSDIYQHSLLQHRLATPLCLDESIHDLDDAAAAIALGACGVLNLKQGRVGGLLESLKIVDHAKAHGMPVWSGGMDETGIGRAVNIHLQTVDGFTLPGDTSETRRYFAEDIVEPPVVLDPEGFIEVPHGPGIGVTVVPERVRKLTIDSERLR; translated from the coding sequence GTGCACGACCCGACTTCAACTTGGCGGGGCCTGGCCGACGAGCGGGTGGGCACGGTCGCCCGCATCGAGCTGCTGCTGGTCCGCCTCCCGTTCGTCGCCCCGTTCGCGATCTCGAGCGCGGTGTGGACCGCCAAGGAGGCGCTGCTGCTGCGCCTCGACGCCGGGGGCATCACCGCCTGGGGCGAGTGCGTCGCCGACCCCGACCCCTACTACGCCTCCGAGACCACAGCCACCGCCCGCCACTGCATCAAGGACTTCCTGCTGCCGCTCGTCGAGCCCGGGATCACGATCGGCGAGCTCGACCGCCGCTTCCGCCGGGTGCGCGGCCACCAGATGGCCAAGGCCACGGTGGAGAACGCGCTCATCGACCTCATCGCCAAGCAGGCCGGCCGGCCGCTCCACGAGCTGCTCGGCTACCCGCGCCGACGCGTCCCGTCGGGCATCAGCATCGGGCTGCAGGAGACGCCGGCCGAGCTGCTCGCCGCGGTCGACGAGGCGGTCGCCGCCGGCTACCACCGGGTCAAGATGAAGGTCAAGCGCGGCCAGGACGTCGACTGGGTCCGCGCCGTCCGCGAGCGCTTCCCGGACCTGCCGCTGATGGTCGACGCCAACGGCGACTACACCCTGGAGGACGCCGACCATCTGGTGCGGCTCGATGCCTTCGGCCTGACCATGATCGAGCAGCCGCTCTCCTACAGCGACATCTACCAGCACTCGCTCCTGCAGCACCGGCTCGCCACCCCGCTCTGCCTCGATGAGTCCATCCACGATCTCGACGACGCCGCGGCGGCGATCGCGCTCGGCGCGTGCGGGGTGCTGAACCTCAAGCAGGGGCGGGTCGGCGGGCTGCTCGAGTCGCTCAAGATCGTCGACCACGCGAAGGCGCACGGCATGCCGGTGTGGTCGGGCGGGATGGACGAGACCGGCATCGGCCGGGCGGTGAACATCCACCTCCAGACCGTGGACGGGTTCACGCTGCCCGGCGACACCTCGGAAACCCGCCGCTACTTCGCCGAGGACATCGTCGAGCCGCCGGTGGTGCTCGATCCCGAGGGCTTCATCGAGGTGCCGCACGGCCCGGGCATTGGCGTGACCGTGGTGCCGGAGCGCGTGCGGAAGCTCACGATCGACTCGGAACGGCTGCGCTGA